The following nucleotide sequence is from Anopheles stephensi strain Indian chromosome 3, UCI_ANSTEP_V1.0, whole genome shotgun sequence.
AGACGATGCGGCATAATGAGACGCGCATGGATTGAATTTATGCGAACCGAACTGCGATCTGCGATGCTTTTGTGCAGGCACGGATTTAAAATACCTCACTTCTATTTCAGCGCATGAAACCGCCGTTGGTTCACACACGTTTGTTGACGGAAATGAAAAGCGGCTtccgacaaaaacaaaatccattCCGGCGTGTTTATCTGCCGCACCAACACAAAACGCGCGAAAAGTAAACACGATCCTAGTAGCCGCCCGGTACGCGTATGATTCAACTACACACGGACACGGTGTTGTTTGGATAGGTGATTATGATGAAGCACATGGAATGCGCCCGACCTGTGCCTTCCCGAACGTAGCATCTCAATCACCAAGACGGACGGACAATGCAATCGGGCAATTTTGAGTACGAGGCTCGGGCGCACCCGACAATAAATAATCGATAATGGATTATCGCACAATTAGCACCATTATTACCCACCCGATAGTAGCGCGGAATGGATTGTGTGTCCGACGATCCTGAACGGAACGCACTTAACCTCCCGCGAATCGTTACGATTAGTCGTGTAAAGGCCGAACACTTCAACGGTTGACCCGTGGGTGGCCAAACATGTGGCTGTTGTGGTGAAGAAGCGTAATAAGCTAACCGTTCAACGTCGTACTTGTTGCTCAATTAGCGTTTAATTAGATGATTAAGAAGTTTGtgaacaaacgaaaaaaaaaacgaaaagaactATAATGACTGCCAGTGCCGTTCCGGCTCAACAGGACCGTGAAGTGAGTGTGATAAGCCATCGTTAAACTCGCGGCAAGAAAGTGAATCGTGATCCCGGGGATCGCGGGTTGTCCCGGTTAGCTTCAGACACTAACGCTGGATTGGATAAGAAGAGACTAACTAGAAAGATCAGATTCCCATCTGATCTTTTTCTAATCGTCTAAGAAAAACTAGTCTAGTTTTACGCACTGATAGACCGACAACATCTGCTGATAAGCTTAAAACGAATCTTAGACACTTAAACTGTACATCCCAAACGGGGGAAGTATGCCCTTCGAGACACGTCTTTTTGGAGTGAAGCTTAAGTGCTTAATGAAGAGCAGCACCAATCCGTTGTTTAATCTattcaaaaaggaaaaaaaaatccataccCACGAACCGATTACCTTATCGGAGAGAAGATAACGAACGTATGCAGTGCGCGACATTATTATTGATTGTCTTATAGAGCTGTCGGGGGAATATCGCTCGTTTGTCAAATGCTGCGTGATAACACGACTCTTTACCATTTTACACACATTTACAGAAGCATAATCCCACCAATCCGGATAAGCCGATCATCTAACACTCCTCTGCATCTTCTCTTCCATTTCGCACAGGAAACCAGATGGACGTTTTGGTTGATCACGGCTGGTATTTCGACCACCTTCGGGGCCGCGGTGCCCACGGGCTACAATATAGGCGTTATAAATGCACCGGCCAATGTGAGTAAAGCACGGATCATTCCGGTTTCTCCGTGCTTGAGATCATCATAGCTTTAGCTAGCTCTTTTCGGGGTAATAAGTTAACACAGTGCTAGAATCCATTTCGTTACTTTACACTATGCCGCAGCAGCACCAGAAACAGGACGAATGGAACGGGCATACGAAATGGGGGTGGGGGGACGGCAATGAAACGTGCTCTGCATTGCAAACACCTTCCCCCGCTTGTGCTTACCGGAAGTAAGCGCTTCAGTTTTTATCCTTTATGAGTGTAGTTTGGTAGCGAaccgtttcgttttccttGTTGGTGGGAATGTAACCTATTTCTACTAATGACCATCGTTTGGCGCTCTCTTCCAGTTTATCAAAAGCTGGTGCAATGATACCATTTTTGAAACGTACGGTACGGTGTTTTCCGAGGGCAATCTGGAAACGTTCTGGTCGGCTGTTGTATCAATCTTCCTGATCGGTGGCGTTATAGGATCGTTGGGAGGTGCCTGGGTTGCTGACCGGCTTGGCAGGTAAGTAACTATCCtaaagaaaagataaaaatcTTGCTTTAACTGTGATTTCCATTCCAGGAAACGTTCCTTTCTGCTATGTGGCTTACTGCTCTTCTTCGGTGGAATATGCTTCCAGTTCTGCCAAACGCTCAGTTCCGTGGAGCTGCTGATGATCGGTCGCTTTGTCGTCGGCCTAGCCGCTGGACTGACGACCAGTACCGTCCCGATGTATCTTACCGAGCTGGCCCCACTAGGACTGCGCGGTGCGCTCGGTGTGTTCTGCTCGATGGGCGTTACCGGAGGCGTGGTGGTTGGCCAGATTATAAGCTTGGAAGAAATTTTCGGCACCGAAGACCATTGGCAGTTTGCGCTCAGCTTCTACGTCATCCTGGTCGTAATGTTTTTCGTGCCCTATCCCTGGCTACCGGAAAGCCCGAAGTATCTGTTCGTCATTCGACGGCGGCAGGAAGAGGCAGTAAATGAGCTAAAGCGTGTGGCAGGCCGAAAAGTTCGGGACGAGTATGTGCGGCAGCAGATCGATGTGATGCGCAGGGAGTGTACGGCGGAGAACGACGAGGAGACGTGTAGCGATGGCAATAGTACGGCGCCCCAAAAGCCGAAAGAACGGACCATTTTGTCGGTGCTGCGCGATCCAacgctgctgttgccgctCGTTCTCGTGTGTGCCTTACAAGGTGGTCAACAGTTGTCCGGCATCAATGCGGTATGGGACATTCAATGGTTGTCTAATTAAAGATAACTAAATCATTTGAATTATTTCGCTTCCTTCCAGGTATTCTTCTACTCCGTCTCGATATTTGAGTCGGTAGGTTTGAGCTCAACGGATGCAAAGTTTGCCAACCTCGGGGCCGGTTGCCTTAATCTGTTCGTCGCTTTCTTCAGCCCAATCCTGATGGCAAAGTTTAACCGGCGCTTCCTGGCCCTTACGTCCTGTGCGATGTgtgcaatatttttgttctgCCTTACCTTCATCGTGTTCTTCATTGTAAGCCTTTCCTCGCCGGGATCCAGCCACTGTATTAAATCTGTCCTTCGAATTGCAGGACGATGTCGAATGGTTTTCCTACGCAAGCATCGTAGCCATTCTGCTGTACATTCTCTTCTACCAAATTGGTCTAGGGCCCATCCCGTACTTTATCGGCTCTGGTAAGTTACACTTGCGGCGCGTAGTAAAGACAAAAAGAAAGTTTCCGTCCTTACCAATCCCTGGTACGATTACAGAACTGTTCGAAGTGGGTCCACGACCGGCAGCAATGGCGTTGGGCAGCTTGGCCTCGTGGGGATGCAATTTCATCGTAGCCATGCTGTTCACCACGCTGCAAAGTGCCTGGGGAGCGTTCGTGTTCCTGCCGTTCGCGTGCACGTGCGTGGCGCTGACCGTACTGCTGAGGATCTATCTACCCGAGACGCGCGGTAAACACATCTCGCAGATTGTGCCGCTCGTCGCGAAAGGATTCAGCTCCAAGCCGCTAGTGCCTTAAGTCGACCGCCGCCTGCCACAGCAATAATGACAAGCAAAGAAGCTACACAGAAACATGTTGTGATTCTTATTAGATTGCTCAAGAACGCGCAGGGAAGCAGTGCAACGAAAGTGGCTTAATCGTAATCCTAAGCTTAGCGTCGTATACTTAGTACTTAGCTTAAGAAGAgcgttatttttttaaaacctACAAAACGTTACACGATACAATTGTGTGCGCGTGTAGCTGAAAGTGAATAATGATGAAGCAAACCGTAAATCCAACCATATTGCTGTGTGGATTGCATTCGATTGTGGCGTTTCCTTTGGCAAGGTCGCGTTCCATACATTTCCATCCGTACGCTTATCTTGCGCACAGGGGCATTAGAAGGGCTAAGCATACGACTTGCTATCATTCCCAGCCAAACACGCCGGTTTGCTGGCGGAGGCATAAATTTCATCCGAATCCCTAGCTGACGTGCTACGctgaactctctctctctatctctctgcTGAGAACTACAAAATGATCCGTGCTAACAGCCACTTCCGTATGATCCGTTCTGTTGTGTGATGTTAGGGACAATTCCTGATGGCATCTGCTAGCCGTTCAGTGTATCGGCAGCCTCACGATGGATCTTACATTACCGGTTAGCGCCAGCTCTACTCCCTAGgaaggtgtgcgtgtgtgtgttgggttcAATTCAATATCGGTTTGTTCGCAGGAATCAGGATGGACGGTTCGGCTGGTGGCGTTAGGTGCAATCACAACCTTAGGTGCGTCGATTCCCGTTGGCTATAGCATAGGCGTTATCAACGCACCGTCCGAATTCATCAGACTCTGGAGCAACGAGACAATTGTTCGAAACTACGACGCTCATCTGTCGGATTCCTCACTGCGCGCGTTCATAGCGGCGGTTATTTCGATAGCATTGATCGGGGGTGTCATTGGATCGCTTCAGGGTGCTTATATAGCGGACAAATATGGCAGGTACGTTGTGCTGTAATTTTGTGTTGGGTCTGTGTCTGGGAGAACGTTTTGACAAATATTTGTCGACTCCAACAATGAAACTCACGCCTCTTGAGCTGCCTTTTTGAAGTGTAGATATGAAACAGTTACTGTACCTACACACGGCTCTTCGTCATTTCGTCTTCAAAGTGCCAGCTAGTGCTGCTCACCATGGACCTAAAGCTTCCTGTAGGTAGTGACGTAGATGAGGCCAGAACTGTTGGCCGCTGCTTACTGAAACAATTACCTCCATTAGGACACTGGCTTAACGTGGGGTCTTGCTTGGTTTGGTGTTGTAGTGAATTTGTCCGTTTCCGTCGCAACCGGATATCAAGTGAGCTCAATCAATGCGCCAGCAAAGGTGTGTATCGTCGCCTTCTATCGCGCACTCTGGATTTGATGCAACGTTCCTCTGTGTGGCGGGTCTCCCTTATATCTTAGCTCATCCAGGCCTGGCTTTGTACCGTTTTCATCGATCGGTATTCAGTGCGACTTACAGAGAATGCGCTACAGATCCTTTGGTCCGTAGTAGTGTCTACCGTTTTGCTTGGTGGAATTGTAACGTCCCATTTCAGCGCCATCATATCCACCACATATGGCAGGTGATCTGAACTATGCATTACAGCTCGGGTAGCAGTCTTAATGTGTTTTCGAATTCTTTCGTTCTTTTATCATCAGGAAAAAATCATTCCTTTGCTGTGCGATACTGCTCACGGCCGGTGCATTATGCTTTCTGTGCTGTCGTGCAGCTTCATCGgtggagctgttgctgctgggaaGACTTCTCGTCGGACTGGCATCCGGATTGACCACCGGTGTGATTCCGATGTACCTAGCGGAGGTATCACCGATCAAGCTACGCGGTGCGATGGGTGTGTTGTGTCCGCTGGGACTAACGGCAGGCGTAGTCGTCGGACAGGTGGCAAGTCTTGAGCAAGTGCTCGGAACCGAAGCACATTGGCACTACGCACTCGGGTGTTACGCGGTGCTGAACGTATTCTGTTACGCGTTCTACTTTTGGATCCCCGAGAGTCCCAAGTATTTGTACAGCGTGAAGGGCGACCAGGCAGGATCGTTGCGCGCTATAAGAAAACTGTTCGGGCGTCATTCAATCGGCGACGATTACATCAAACTGCAGATGGAGTGTGCTACTGGGCAAAGCGGTACCTCCACCAATGGCCAATCGATTGACGATGGACAACCACCGGCGGCCCGAACGTTGTGGTCTGTTTTGAGCGATCCAACCCTGACGCTACCACTAGTGCTTGTCTGTGCGCTTCAAGGAGGACAGCAGCTGTCAGGAATCAATGCCGTGCGTTCGGACCCCAAAAATCCTTCCTGACATGCCAGTATTAAGGTCCGTCTGCTCTTTTaggtctttttctattcggTGTCAATTTTTGAATCGGTTGGGCTAAGCTCGAATGCGGCGAAATTTGCCAACCTCGGAGTCGGGTGCTTAAATCTGTTTGTGTCCTTGTTTGCCCCGCTATTGATGGCACGGTGCAATAGACGCGCCCTCTGTCTGCTGTCCTGTTCCTGCTGCGCTGGCATTCTCTTCATGCTTACCCTATCGATTCATTTCAAAGTAAGTTTAGCTTTCGAAGGAAGAGAATTCTAATCTCGCTTTTCAACCATTgttatttcaattttgttttcccaagGATGTGGTCGACTGGTTTTCTTACCTATGTGTCGGCTCGATCTTGCTCTACATTATTTTCTACCAAATCGGGCTGGGGCCTATTCCTTTCTTCATCGGATCGGGTAAATAGTatcccatttttttctcctaacTCTCTAAACCATTtacttttgcttttcctgcaGAGCTTTTCGATCTAGGACCTCGGCCGACGGCTATGGCGATGGGCAGTCTTTCCTCGTGGGGCTGTAACTTCATTGTGGGTATGGCATTTCCAACCCTTCAAAGTGTATGGGGCGCGTTCGTGTTTCTGCCCTGTTCCATAACCTGTGTGTTACTAACGATTTTAGTTAAATACTACTTGCCCGAGACCAGAGGCCAAGAGGTAACGGAGGTGGCGCAAAAGGTGGCACAAGGGTTTCGTTCTAAGGTAATGGATTAAAGTACGCGCGCTCATGCCATTTCTAGTTTGGGTTTCTTTTGAGCTATAACCAATATTGGAGCGTATAAACACACAGGAGAGAATAGTTTAACAatgttttatatatttatcGAAACTAACTAGCGCTTGATTCGTTTACAATAACTACTGAGTGTGTTTTAACATGGAAATAACAACATTCGTACTAGCTGAGCTGCGCAACCAGCTAAACTCATTTAGCCTCATAATATTTCCTGCGCATCGTCTTCAGCTCGTCGAAAAATAGTAACACCAACGTTGCGTGCGGACCGATCCGCATATAGTGTGGCCAAAATCCTTTATACAGCCCGGCCACTCCTTCCGCCTTCAggattttaataaaacaatccACTACCCCGTTGTAGTAAATGCCCCTACCTCCTGCATCCACACCCTGATTGTACAGCCTCGTTGCTATAACGTCTGGCGGAGTCATTGTGACGGCCATTACCGTGCCACCGACCGCACCGGCAACAGTCGACACAAAGGTTTCGCTTTGCTTCGCCACAATCGGACGCCGCTCCAGGAAGTCTTTCGTGTATCCGAACGCGGCCAGCTGTCCTCCGCTGCCGAGCAGAGCGCGAGGCATCGTAACGGCAACCCCACGATAAAGACCCTGAATGCCGTGCTTCTTAAAGATGTCTTTCATGGCGCTTATCATCCCGGTGTGCTGGTGCTGATAACCGACCGCAATTTCTGCCTTGGCCTGCGATTGCAGATGGGTGCGTAGCTGAAAGTATACGGAAGGAGCGTGTCAGCTGGTACCAACATCGGTAAAGATTCCTGCCCTTGCATTACCATAAAAAATGGGCTCGCTAAAGCCGATCCGACGAATCCTCCCGTTGCACCCCAGAAGGCACTCTTCAGAATCGATTGATTGCCGTTCCGCTGCTTGGTCCATCCGTGTTCGTTGGCCGTATTGTAGATGCCTAATCTAATCTAAACGATTAGGCCTTCCTTTCTTTTGTGCACGATCGACCGCGTGCGGTTGACTGGTTCTTAGCCACAATTACCTGCACGAGTTGAGTATGAACTGGAAGCACAGGGACGGTGCCAGACCCTTCTGTAGCGCTGCATACCCGTCCTTTTTTGCGATCGTAATAAACGCATCGACCACGCTCCGGTAAGGCTTGTGGTAGGTTCCTTTCGCAGCCAGTTCCCCCTGAAGCTGCATCCTCGTTTTAACGACCTGCAACGATCGGCGAAACGCTCGAATGAGATCTACGGCCTACAAGCGGTGTTTCGGGCATACTTTTACCTCTAGCGGGTTCGTTATTAGCGTAGCTGCCATGGAACCGACTCCTCCCAGTAAAAAGTCCGTGCCGTCCATCGCTTCACTACCGTTGTACTGATGAGAAGGATTGGTTTTCGATGTCTTCACGCAACATCACACAACTTTGTGTAATTATTTACATCGGATTGTGGCAGTGCCGTCCGTTGATGCTTAAGCAGCGTCTACACGTACATGAAGATCGATCGCCGATAGTGGGAGCAGAACGTAATATATCCTCCTGAATTTCTCCTGTTGTAACTTgaactgtgtgttttttttttctggttaaACAACAATCGAATGTTTGCATTAAAATACAAATCATTTCAGGGAAATAAATGTGCATTTCCAACCGACTCGCAGCGAAATCCGTTCGAACAAAGCTCAAGTATCAGAGTAGCGCATGTAGACGTTTGCCAACCCTGATGCACTTGCTGCAGCTAGCAACAAAAAGTCACAACAAGCTGTCATAGGAACAAAAAATTCTAATAAGTCGCACAAAGCTTCTTCCGTACGGAGAAATGATTCCGTCTCTCTGCCAAAAAATCCGAACAATTTAGCAGTAACCTTGAGCCGCGGGGTGAAAATGGTGCAATATTCGTTAATTGTCCTGTTTGCGGCCTTGTACGGCGCCTACGGCATTGGATACGAGCAGAGTAAGTACGGATATCGATAGACGGGGGTGCCCGTTGTTGTTGACGCATCGTTTTCGCTCGCTGCGTGATGGAATGGGCAGATTGGTTCGGCTGCACGGGCGACGGGTGTGTCGTGGTAGAATGGTGTCCACTCCACTTCACTATGATTCGTACGCCACGGTACACTAATCTGCATCCCATCTGTCTTCTTTCGCCTTTTGCAGGTGATTTAATACGCTCCGGAATTTGCTACGAGCGCCGCAACATAATTCTTTCGCACATCGAATCGATCATAGATCCGAAAAAGCAAGTAAGAACTATGGGCGACTTTACCAGCGGTGCGATATTCGAGCAAAGTTGGAACTCGTCCTCCTTCAAGCGCTACAGCGAATGCAAATTCACGCTCCAGCCCACCCCGGGCTACGGTCTGTATCTAAGCTTCCGTAAGCTGAACATGCGGCGGGACGAGAAAGGCAACTGCATCGATTACGTTTCGGTGAAGCAAAGCAACAACCGAAAGATCAAGTTCTGCTACACGCCAAAGGACGTGCCAAGAAGTTTTTCCGACGACATCTTCCTAAAGATCACGATCATGCTGGACCACTCCGCCACGCTGCCGAATGTGGACGAGCCGCTTCACATACAGATGGTTGGCACCCTGAACACGGAGTGCACGGGGAAGAAGAACCAGCTCCGATGTGAACGCCAGGTTCTGCACTCCTGCATACACCGTTCGTTCGTCAACGATGGTACGGTGAACTGTCCGAATTGTATGGACGAGCCAAGCTGCGACCTAGAGCCGGTGGAAATCTATGTCCCGAGCGACATCAAGGAGAAAATAGTACTCACCGGGTTTGTGTCCCTGCTCGGGACGGCCTTCTTTTTCGGGGCCTGTTTTCTGTGCCTTTACAAAAGCAGACAGTGGGCACAGacgtgcagcagcaccagcaacagtaGCAACAGTCTTGGCAGTGTTGCCACCCGAGACAATGTTGCTGGCCGGCGGCGCGGTCGTGCACACCACCAAGGTCGGGGCAACGTTGTCGCTGGCGTACATTCGGTCGAGCTGCGCGGCTCATCGAACGACCTGCGACCGTCGGCACCGGTACTAGAGGAGAAGGATCTGCCGCCCAGCTACGACGCTCTGTTTCCTACCACCGCAGTTGCCTCCAGCACTTCCGGGCCTACGACGGTCTCGACCGCCACCTCGCCCACCATACCGAAGGCGGCCGTGGACCGGGAAGTGGACCCAACGAAGTAACAAGCATCCTGCCAGCATCTTTGCAGACGTCCGCATTTCGTTGCACTGTTGAATGTATATAAGCTTTAACGTACGTTTCTGATAGCATTATTTTACTCGTAAGGAAGCGAATGGTAGCCgctaaagagaaagagagagagagagagagagagagagaggagagagagagagagagagagcgagagaggggaGAGAGAAGATACGGTAGTTAGGCCCGTAACACGAAACCGACGACTGGTCGACGATTAGGAGGAGTTAGGAGGTAAGGCGAAACGATTCTACTAGTAGTATTGAACGAAAAGTCGCGCAAATTTGTTTGTCCCAAAAAACCGTTGTCAAACACACCATCCGGTATTATAAATGTAATCTCAGAGAATATTTTGCGCATTTGCGAGTCAGCATTACTTAATCGGTTTGCTCCGAGATCCCCGGCGACCCGACGGTGTACGCGGAATGTCGTCCGTGCGTCAGAATGCATCGGTCAAAACGTACAAAAGGCGGGGGAAAAAATGCCACTCACACGCATTATATGACTAAAATTCGCGAACCGTGTACTTTAGATCTATTTATTATCTACGCGGATGTGTGGCAAATTGATTACCACGCACCCACTACTACTTGTCTTCTACAACATGTTCGTGCGTTGCCTAAAGTCGTTAAACTAAAGCTAGAGAAGGTGATGtgttattttgaaaataaatctaCTCACTAGACCAAGTGATCCAACGCTTTTGCGCGACATTCTGCCCCACTCGGCATTCTAGTCGGGCGTGATAGGAACTTTCACCGGTATACGTTATCTATCGACGGGAGCAGCTGTCCGTGATTGGATTTGCGGCAGGACTCTTTGTCTCGAGAAAAATGTTCCCCCTCTACAACGGAACGGATTGCAATCGGTCGTGTCGTCCAAACGATATTCGGCACGCGCTTGTTTCGATTGTTTCCCAAATCTTGCTGCGATCTACCAAGCTCCGCGCAATGGGGCATGTCGTCTGGGTCGCTGCTAATTAAGATAACCGCGTACCTGTTTGTCTCCCAACGCCATAAACACACCACccaaccacccacccacccactgtGGCGTAACTGGAATCTTATTTTGCCGTTGTTTTTCTGTTGGTATCTATAAACTGCCTGGCGTGGTGGTGTCTCGGATAAGATTTTTGTGTGTAATTCCACACATTTGCTCAAGTAGACAAACAAAAGTAGATGCAGTAGTAGCATCATCATCCCGCCGATCGGATCGGTCCGGATTAAGGGATTGTTTTGTTAGCAGTTGTATGCCATTCTTTTGCCGTTTGCTTATCAAACAATCTGTTGTACGATAACCCATTTGATTAGATTCCTTACCTTAGGCACGTCTTAAAACAGAACAACACGGGAGAGGGACGGTTGGAAGGGACGCGAAAGATCGGAGGATAACTTTCGACAGTCATCACCCAGTAAGATTAAATTCATTCACCGGGTGTTTCCTTTCTTTACATAACCGATAATGGGCCGCGATAATTGCCCGAATCCCCGGTTAACGGCTAACGGGCAACGCGAATGCAAATGATGATGGCCCACTCCCCGCACTCACCCATAGTGTAGGCGGCTGGAGACACGAGACACGGCCGCATTCTACGCATCACAGTGCACTATACCTTTCGCGAAAATACTAGGCTTATTGGGGGTGTCGCTAGTTGTAAAAGACACCTTCGCGATACGACACGACGAATCTCCGTTATCTAGTGCCACACTGATAGCGTGGCCCGGTGGTgacgtacgtgtgtgtgtctcggtTGGTGTTGTCGCGAATGGCCCGCAAAAATCACCCACTTTGACTATTATTGTTTTATCTGATCAGAGATCAAGAGTGGTCGTCGGCGCGGCACAGCCCAGCCAGTATAAAAACGAGTCTCCTGGAGATGTGAAATCTTCGACTTGCTAGCACCCGAGCGCACCTAGGACGGTCCATAGACCtaaacgcaacgcaacgcagcggcaaagaaagaaagtgaAGTGACCGTACCGTGTCGGGTAGCACCGAGAAGGTTGAATTGCGCGTGAAATAACTTTCCCTTTCGAGCGAATATTCTTGTGGCCTCGATCGCCTTGTCGCGATGGATCTCTTTTTGCTGTGATTGACTGCCGGCGTTCGTGTCAATGTTTTCTAAACCTAACCACAATCTCATTTCTACGGAGTTGGTAGTGGTGCTGCGAAAGAGCCGGAAGATACGAAGTGAAAGAATCTGAATCTGCATATTTCTGTtgagaaaacctttttttttgtagctcaTGGCTCAAGGAAACCACAATCAATTAGCGAGCTGCGTGATGATCGGTAAGTAGTGTATTACTTTCATTCTCAGCTCTCTACAATCGTATCTGATTAACATGCTGTAGCCTACTCACGCAAGATCATAAAACAGTCGCCATACAGACCGGTTCCGTCATCCTGGTCCCCggaatcgtgtgtgtgtgtgcgtttcccCAGTCTAAAATTGATCCTATTCCAcccctttttatttttgggaCAGTACGGTCGAAAAGTGTGCGGTCGTGGTTTGGTGGCTACTACCAGCACCGGACGATGTTTTTATCGGTACCGGTGTAAGCCTGGAAATGTTTCCTGAAAACGCATTTGCTTATCGCTGTATTAAGCGGGAGTTAGATAAGgtgcagccagccagcgcaAAAACGAATTCTCATTCCATTGCTCCTCTCACTGACGTATTTTTTCATTCGTATTTTAGCACTTTTCGTGGCCGGAAAGGTGCAAAGCGTACCGACGGGACGTGACACAGTCCCGGCACGGGTCGACGGGACCCCGACCGAATCTAATCGAGACGACGTTGCAGCTACCAGCATCGGGGACGATCACTCTCTAGTAGGTAGGTGGAACTGTTTTCTAGCGAACTTCATCTTCCATTCCCACATATATCCCGCCCCGTCAGGCTGCGATGCTAATTATCCTTCCTTCTGGCAGATTCAACAACCCAAAGCATC
It contains:
- the LOC118511976 gene encoding solute carrier family 25 member 35-like, whose protein sequence is MDGTDFLLGGVGSMAATLITNPLEVVKTRMQLQGELAAKGTYHKPYRSVVDAFITIAKKDGYAALQKGLAPSLCFQFILNSCRLGIYNTANEHGWTKQRNGNQSILKSAFWGATGGFVGSALASPFFMLRTHLQSQAKAEIAVGYQHQHTGMISAMKDIFKKHGIQGLYRGVAVTMPRALLGSGGQLAAFGYTKDFLERRPIVAKQSETFVSTVAGAVGGTVMAVTMTPPDVIATRLYNQGVDAGGRGIYYNGVVDCFIKILKAEGVAGLYKGFWPHYMRIGPHATLVLLFFDELKTMRRKYYEAK
- the LOC118511971 gene encoding uncharacterized protein LOC118511971, coding for MVQYSLIVLFAALYGAYGIGYEQSDLIRSGICYERRNIILSHIESIIDPKKQVRTMGDFTSGAIFEQSWNSSSFKRYSECKFTLQPTPGYGLYLSFRKLNMRRDEKGNCIDYVSVKQSNNRKIKFCYTPKDVPRSFSDDIFLKITIMLDHSATLPNVDEPLHIQMVGTLNTECTGKKNQLRCERQVLHSCIHRSFVNDGTVNCPNCMDEPSCDLEPVEIYVPSDIKEKIVLTGFVSLLGTAFFFGACFLCLYKSRQWAQTCSSTSNSSNSLGSVATRDNVAGRRRGRAHHQGRGNVVAGVHSVELRGSSNDLRPSAPVLEEKDLPPSYDALFPTTAVASSTSGPTTVSTATSPTIPKAAVDREVDPTK